One Triticum dicoccoides isolate Atlit2015 ecotype Zavitan chromosome 4B, WEW_v2.0, whole genome shotgun sequence genomic window carries:
- the LOC119292591 gene encoding peroxidase 4-like — protein MARPRPPSPRPAPRARVGRREPPPGAKAAAPRSKGRSREPPPGAKAAASRRAQGQGPAAASRPEEQRPPRAAAPRGKGRRAQEHRLPRAAPRRSGSAFSPHKYRPPGVPPPYGAENNIPPPTSGLANLTSLFAAQGLSQKDMVALSGAHTIGQARCTFFRDHIYNDTNIDSGFARSRQSDCPRTAGSGDNNLAPLDLQTPTMFENDYYKNLVQKRGILHSDQELFNGGATDALVRQYVGSQSAFFKDFVVGMIKMGDITPLTGSSGQIRKNCRRIN, from the exons ATGGCCCGACCACGGCCACCCTCACCACGCCCCGCGCCCAGAGCAAGGGTCGGCCGCCGCGAGCCGCCCCCAGGGGCAAAGGCCGCCGCGCCCAGGAGCAAGGGCCGGTCGCGCGAGCCGCCCCCAGGAGCAAAGGCCGCCGCGAGCCGCCGCGCCCAGGGGCAAGGGCCGGCCGCCGCGAGCCGCCCCGAGGAGCAAAGGCCGCCGCGAGCCGCCGCGCCCAGGGGCAAGGGCCGCCGCGCCCAGGAGCACAGGCTGCCGCGCGCCGCGCCCAGGAGAAGCGGCAGCG CCTTTTCCCCCCATAAATACCGGCCGCCCGGCGTTCCTCCACCATACGGCGCCGAGAACAACATCCCGCCGCCGACGTCGGGGCTCGCAAACCTTACGTCCCTCTTCGCCGCGCAGGGGCTCTCCCAGAAAGACATGGTCGCCCTCTCAG GAGCCCACACGATCGGCCAAGCACGCTGCACATTCTTCCGGGACCACATCTACAACGACACAAACATCGACTCCGGCTTCGCCAGGAGCCGCCAGTCAGACTGCCCTCGCACCGCCGGCTCCGGCGACAACAACCTGGCGCCACTGGACCTGCAGACCCCGACCATGTTCGAGAACGACTACTACAAGAACCTCGTCCAGAAGAGGGGCATCCTGCACTCGGACCAGGAGCTCTTCAACGGCGGCGCCACCGACGCGCTGGTCCGGCAGTACGTCGGCAGCCAGAGCGCCTTCTTCAAGGACTTCGTGGTGGGGATGATCAAGATGGGGGACATCACGCCGCTGACGGGGTCCAGCGGACAGATCAGGAAGAACTGCAGGAGGATCAACTAA
- the LOC119295475 gene encoding F-box/FBD/LRR-repeat protein At3g26920-like, with amino-acid sequence MDTRVPPVPMDPATALMFRLDGQDPEEMEALFARVLSYTHYALPDPPVSVDARLCALLPHHSVDGVSRLPDVLLRNIVSRLPVKEGARTAALSRRWRGVWRSAPLVLVDSHILPAAAATAAAGTAAARGDARRITSAVSRILAAHPGPFRCVHLTSSHMEEFHGMLTRWLHILANKGIQELVLVNRPWPLDLVLPSTFLGMTTLTRLYLGLWKFPDTAGIPSATCFPNLLELGLCSLVMESKDLDFILDRSPVLETLYIHGNLFKLSLRLVSQSLRCVKILMSSFEEIAVVDAPRLERLILTGCWSRGGVCTKVKIGYAPKLHSLGYLDSGSHVLEFGDTVIKAGTKVSPSTMVPSVRVLALEVRCGVRNDVKMTPTVLRCFPNVETLHIMSGKTGQPSGKHNLKFWNESGTIECISSRINLLVFHDFRGDRSELAFLKFFFESALVLKHVVIVLANAWFTSMEDMHSKVNPLRSMKRASAGSKIMVTGCSDPEDGGMGNFKRASGSSVGDPFVNF; translated from the exons ATGGACACCCGGGTGCCGCCCGTTCCCATGGATCCGGCGACGGCGTTGATGTTCCGGCTCGACGGCCAGGACCCGGAGGAGATGGAGGCCCTCTTCGCCCGCGTGCTCTCCTACACCCACTACGCCCTCCCGGACCCGCCCGTCTCCGTCGACGCTCGCCTCTGCGCTCTCCTCCCCCACCACTCCGTCGACGGCGTCAGCCGCCTTCCGGACGTGCTCCTCCGCAACATCGTCTCTCGCCTCCCAGTCAAGGAAGGCGCGCGCACCGCGGCGCTCTCCCGGCGTTGGCGCGGGGTCTGGCGCTCCGCCCCGCTCGTCCTCGTCGATTCTCACATCCTCCCCGCAGCCGCAGCCACCGCAGCCGCAGGCACCGCGGCCGCGCGTGGCGATGCGCGGCGCATCACCTCCGCCGTGTCCCGCATCCTCGCCGCGCACCCGGGACCCTTCCGCTGCGTCCACCTCACCAGCAGCCACATGGAAGAGTTCCATGGCATGCTCACGCGCTGGCTCCACATCCTCGCCAACAAGGGGATCCAGGAACTTGTCCTCGTCAACCGCCCTTGGCCGCTCGACCTCGTTCTCCCCTCCACCTTCTTAGGCATGACCACCCTCACCCGCCTCTACCTCGGCCTCTGGAAGTTCCCCGACACGGCCGGCATCCCGAGCGCCACCTGTTTCCCTAACCTCCTTGAGCTCGGGCTCTGcagcctcgtcatggagagcaaggATCTGGACTTCATCCTCGACAGGAGCCCCGTGCTGGAGACGCTTTATATCCATGGGAATCTTTTCAAGCTTAGTCTTCGCCTTGTCAGCCAAAGCCTCCGGTGCGTGAAGATCCTCATGTCCTCCTTTGAAGAAATTGCTGTGGTGGACGCCCCGCGCCTTGAGAGACTCATCCTAACAGGATGTTGGAGCCGCGGCGGGGTTTGCACCAAGGTGAAGATCGGTTATGCCCCCAAGTTGCACTCGTTGGGATACTTGGATTCAGGAAGTCATGTCCTAGAGTTCGGCGACACCGTCATCAAG GCTGGGACAAAGGTGAGCCCAAGCACCATGGTACCAAGTGTGAGGGTCCTGGCTTTGGAGGTGCGTTGTGGAGTCCGCAATGATGTCAAGATGACCCCGACTGTCCTCAGATGCTTTCCCAATGTTGAGACGCTCCACATCATG TCTGGAAAAACTGGTCAACCCTCTGGCAAGCACAACCTCAAGTTCTGGAATGAGTCTGGTACCATAGAATGCATCAGCTCGCGCATCAACCTGCTGGTTTTCCATGATTTCCGAGGGGATCGGAGTGAGCTTGCTTTTCTCAAGTTTTTCTTTGAGAGTGCGCTGGTGCTGAAGCATGTGGTGATAGTGTTGGCCAATGCATGGTTCACTTCCATGGAGGATATGCACTCCAAAGTGAATCCTCTgcggtccatgaaacgggccagtgcAGGCTCCAAAATCATGGTCACTGGGTGTTCTGATCCTGAAGATGGTGGCATGGGAAACTTCAAGAGAGCATCGGGCAGTTCTGTTGGCGACCCTTTCGTGAACTTCTGA